Proteins encoded together in one Dermacentor variabilis isolate Ectoservices chromosome 2, ASM5094787v1, whole genome shotgun sequence window:
- the LOC142573118 gene encoding uncharacterized protein LOC142573118 isoform X2 — MMGRSRYSRDESPIGPEATTPREVVLDCRCLQNERRDGDPALLKELTEDGYGPRDRMVGWSCAFLAAGAFLLVGGGVMLALSLTLEPKVNSLTDYYDVPTTLLGAALLGLAAAFFLLALIKGCWHRHL; from the coding sequence AGGTACTCAAGGGACGAATCCCCCATTGGACCGGAGGCGACGACGCCTCGCGAGGTGGTCCTGGACTGCCGGTGTCTTCAGAATGAGCGGCGCGACGGCGATCCGGCGCTGCTCAAGGAGCTCACCGAGGACGGCTACGGTCCGCGCGACCGCATGGTCGGCTGGTCGTGCGCCTTCCTTGCGGCCGGAGCGTTTCTGCTCGTAGGCGGGGGTGTCATGCTAGCGCTCTCACTCACGCTCGAGCCCAAGGTGAACAGCTTGACTGACTACTACGACGTGCCCACCACACTGTTAGGGGCCGCACTTCTGGGCCTGGCTGCGGCGTTCTTTCTGCTGGCGCTCATCAAGGGATGCTGGCATCGGCACTTGTGA